A single window of Nicotiana sylvestris chromosome 3, ASM39365v2, whole genome shotgun sequence DNA harbors:
- the LOC138887954 gene encoding uncharacterized protein, with protein MPVQPEDGSAALEDEQRRLERFKKYDPPIFSGLALDDALGFLKECHRIIRTMASGTAYKWWRTYEIDSPNEAASLTWTHFLDMFMREFVPQSLKDAWRAEFEHFCQGVMTVSKYAIRYTRLDRHAPALVAIVRERVRRFIEGLTPPIRSSMARELEMDISYQQVVSITRRIEVMLTREREEREAKRSRESVHYSGAHTPVVGRYGRGYMGRPVHSPPPTASSALAPPRAQEPYYAPSVSSAPPTRGAFRGQSRRVGPSQSQPPRPPRACFECDDTCHMVRDCPRLRRGAPS; from the exons atgccagttcagcccgaggatgggTCAGCTGCTTTAGAGGACGAGCAGCGGAGACTTGAGAgattcaagaagtatgatcctccgatATTCAGTGGATTAGCATTAGacgatgccttgggatttctaaAGGAGTGCCACCGTATTATTCGCACTATGG cttcgggAACCGCCTATAAATGGTGGCGCACTTATGAGATCGACAGTCCaaatgaggctgcttcactgacctGGACCCATTTCTTGGATATGTTTATGAGAGAGtttgtccctcagagcctcaaggacgcatggcgtgcagagtttgagcatttttgCCAGGGTGTTATGACCGTTTCGAAGTATGCTATCCGTTATACCAGATTGGATAGGCATGCACCAGCTTTGGTTGCTAttgtccgcgagagggttcgtCGGTTCATTGAGGGTCTTACCCCacccatcagatctagcatggctcgagagttggagatggacatttcttatcagcaggtagtGAGCATTACTAGGAGGATCGAGGTTATGCTCACTAGGGAGCGAGAGGAGAGAgaagccaagaggtctcgagagtcggtcCACTACTCTGGTGCCCATACCCCAGTAGTAGGTCGatatggtaggggttatatgggtcgccccgttcattcaccTCCTCCAACAGCCAGCAGTGCTCTAGCTCCTCCTAGAGCTCAGGAGCCTTACTATGCACCttcggtttctagcgcgcctcctacgcggggtgctttcagaggtcagtctagaAGAGttggccctagccagtcacagccaccacgtcctcctagagcttgctTTGAGTGTgatgacacatgccatatggtcaGAGATTGtcctagacttaggaggggtgcaccttcatag